A region from the Dryobates pubescens isolate bDryPub1 chromosome 39, bDryPub1.pri, whole genome shotgun sequence genome encodes:
- the CNRIP1 gene encoding CB1 cannabinoid receptor-interacting protein 1, whose protein sequence is MGDIPGLVKISVSLKIQPNDGAVYFKVDGQRFGQNRTIKLLTGAKYKIEVSLRPGTVQATTMGIGGVTVPLEEKSRDAQVVSYTGIYDTEGVPHTKSGERQPIQVNMQFNDIGVFETVWQVKFYNYHKRDHCQWGNSFGSIEYECKPNETRSLMWINKETFH, encoded by the exons ATGGGCGACATCCCCGGCCTCGTGAAAATCAGCGTCTCCCTCAAGATCCAGCCCAACGACGGGGCGGTCTATTTCAAGGTGGACGGGCAGCGCTTCGGCCAGAACCGCACCATCAAGCTGCTGACCGGGGCCAAGTACAAGATCGAGGTGTCCCTCCGGCCCGGCACCGTCCAGGCCAC GACAATGGGCATCGGGGGTGTCACTGTTCCACTGGAAGAGAAATCAAGAGATGCACAGGTGGTCTCTTACACAGGCATCTACGACACAGAAGGGGTGCCCCATACCAAGAGTGGGGAGAGACAGCCCATCCAGGTGAACATGCAG TTCAATGACATTGGTGTTTTTGAAACGGTCTGGCAAGTCAAATTCTACAACTACCACAAACGAGATCACTGCCAGTGGGGAAACAGTTTTGGCAGCATCGAGTATGAATGCAAACCAAATGAAACACGCAGTCTTATGTGGATCAACAAAGAGACCTTCCACTGA
- the PLEK gene encoding pleckstrin, which produces MLPIQHHAALPASERNGQNRGSMFNTWKPMWVVLLEDGIEFYKRKADNSPKGMVPLKGSSINSPCQDFGKRMFVFKLTAAKQQDHFFQAAYLEERDAWVRDIKKAIHCIDGGQRFARKSTRKSIRLPETINLSALYLSMKDPEKGIKELKLEKDKKVFNHCFTGTSVIDWLVSSNSIRNRKEGLMLASSLLSEGYLQPAGDTSKAAAEGLSDIPFLDLYDAYYYFPDSGFFCEGNSSDDDVVLKEEFRGIIVKQGCLLKQGHRRKNWKVRKFVLREDPAYLHYYDPAGGEEPLGAIHLRGCVVTAVEDMPDSKKCNAENILFEIITANDTHYYLQAASPAERTEWIKAIQAVSRTGK; this is translated from the exons ATGTTGCCAATCCAGCATCATGCAGCTTTACCTGCTTCAGAGAGAAATGGGCAGAACAGG GGCAGCATGTTCAATACCTGGAAGCCAATGTGGGTTGTGCTCTTAGAAGATGGAATTGAATTCTACAAGCGGAAGGCCGACAACAGCCCTAAAGGGATGGTCCCACTCAAAGGAAGCTCTATTAACAGCCCCTGCCAAGACTTTGGCAAAAGAATG TTTGTCTTCaagctcactgcagccaagcagcaggaCCACTTCTTTCAAGCTGCCTACCTGGAGGAGAGAGATGCCTGGGTACGGGACATCAAGAAAGCAATTCACTGCATAGATGGAGGCCAAAGGTTTGCCAGAAAATCCACAAGAAAGTCTATCAGACTACCTGAGACAATCAATCTGAG TGCTTTGTACCTCTCAATGAAAGATCCTGAAAAGGGAATAAAGGAGTTGAAGCtggaaaaggataaaaaagtGTTCAATCACTGCTTTACAG GTACTTCTGTGATTGACTGGCTGGTGTCTAGCAACTCCATCCGAAATCGTAAAGAAGGTCTCATGCTTGCTTCTTCCCTCTTGAGTGAAGGTTACCTACAGCCTGCAGGGGATActtccaaggctgctgctgagggactgtCAGACATTCCCTTCTTAGATCTCTACGATGCCTACTACTACTTT CCAGACAGTGGTTTTTTCTGCGAGGGAAATTCTAGCGATGATGATGTGGTCCTGAAAGAAGAATTCAGAGGCATAATAGTCAAACAAGGGTGCTTGCTGAAACAG GGACATCGGAGGAAGAACTGGAAAGTGAGGAAGTTTGTTTTAAGAGAGGACCCTGCATATCTTCACTACTATGATCCTGCTGGG ggagaagagccacTAGGAGCCATTCACTTGAGAGGCTGTGTGGTGACAGCCGTGGAAGATATGCCAGACT CCAAGAAGTGTAATGCTGAGAACATCCTCTTTGAAATCATCACAGCAAACGATACCCACTATTACTTGCAAGCAGCCTCGCCTGCGGAGCGAACAGAATGGATCAAAGCAATTCAGGCTGTTTCTAGGACTGGAAAGTGA
- the FBXO48 gene encoding F-box only protein 48 translates to MAGERAAGRERGRGGAGGAADFVAVLPPEVSSRIFSDLGVESLCHASMTCKGWHHIIESNEGLWRRHCLSVRALCQREIDGDRGSGYSWKITLLRNYWKSKVKQEWLSGKYSNIPSQKSLPEKSMYPMDVETWGEILQAELER, encoded by the exons ATGGCCGGCGAGCGAGCTGCCGGCCGGGAGAGAGGGCGAGGAGGAGCGGGAGGCGCGGCCGACTTCGTGGCTGTGCTTCCCCCGGAGGTCAGCTCCCGGATTTTCAGCGACCTGGGCGTTGAGAGCCTGTGTCACGCGTCCATGACGTGCAAGGGCTGGCACCACATCATCGAGAGCAACGAGGGCTTGTGGCGGCGCCACTGCCTCAGCGTCAGGGCCCTCTGCCAGCGGGAGATCGACGGCGACCGCGGGAGCGGCTACTCCTGGAAG ATCACATTACTGAGAAACTACTGGAAAAGCAAAGTGAAGCAAGAATGGCTGAGTGGGAAATACAGCAACATTCCCTCACAAAAAAGCTTGCCAGAGAAAAGCATGTATCCAATGGATGTCGAAACATGGGGCGAAATCCTGCAAGCTGAACTGGAGAGATGA